Proteins encoded together in one Gloeomargarita sp. SKYB120 window:
- a CDS encoding phosphoketolase family protein: MVATPTKSEVSDLSAFGPARSTITGAPLSPVELQQLHAFWRAANYLAVGMIYLQDNPLLRQPLKPEHIKNRLLGHWGSSPGIAFVYTHLNRVIKKFDQDMLYIVGPGHGAPGFLAPCYLEGSYSEFYPNCSLDERGLRRFFKQFSFPGGIGSHCTPETPGSIHEGGELGYALSHAFGAAFDNPNLIVAALVGDGEAETGPLATAWHSNKFLNPIRDGAVLPILHLNGYKINNPTVLARISHEELEALFRGYGYTPYFVEGSEPESMHQAMAATLDHCITEIHRIQAEARSTGRTVRPRWPMIVLRTPKGWTCPAYVDGKKIEGFWRSHQVPLADVKQNPEHLRILEAWLRSYKPEELFDEQGAPRPEVMAAAPTGTKRLGSTPYANGGLLRRDLRMPDFRDPKYAIQVPKPATMEAMNTKPLGAFLRDVMVLNPHNFRVFGPDETTSNRLDAVYEASKKFWIAEYFPEDADGGELAPDGRVMEYLSEHTLEGWLEGYLLTGRHGFFSTYEAFVHVIDSMFNQHAKWLEMSSHIPWRQAISSLNILITSTVWRQDHNGFTHQDPGFLDLVVNKSSKVTRIYLPPDVNSLLSCADHCLRSKNYVNVIVCDKQLHLQYMNMDEAIRHCTKGLGIWDWASNDQGSEPDVVMVGCGDIPTQEALAATALLRQEFPDLKIRFINVVDLFRLQPESEHPHGLSDRDFDSLFTLDKPIIFNFHGYPWLIHRLAYRRHNHRNLHVRGYKEKGSINTPLELAIANNIDRFSLAMDVIDRVPKLQVAGAHAKEKFLNMQIDCRNYAYEHGTDMPEFANWRWPF; this comes from the coding sequence TCCTGCCCGTTCCACCATTACCGGCGCACCCCTGTCGCCGGTGGAGTTGCAGCAGTTACACGCCTTCTGGCGGGCGGCCAACTACCTAGCCGTCGGGATGATTTATCTCCAGGACAACCCCCTGTTGCGGCAGCCCCTGAAGCCGGAGCACATCAAAAATCGTCTGTTGGGCCACTGGGGGTCTAGCCCGGGGATTGCCTTTGTCTATACGCACCTCAACCGGGTGATCAAAAAGTTTGACCAGGATATGCTCTACATTGTGGGGCCAGGGCATGGTGCGCCTGGATTCCTAGCGCCCTGTTACCTGGAGGGCAGCTACAGCGAGTTTTACCCCAATTGCAGCTTGGATGAAAGGGGGCTGCGGCGGTTTTTCAAGCAGTTTTCGTTCCCTGGCGGCATCGGCAGCCACTGTACTCCGGAAACGCCTGGTTCCATCCACGAGGGGGGCGAGCTGGGCTATGCCCTGTCCCATGCGTTTGGCGCCGCCTTTGATAACCCTAATCTGATTGTGGCGGCTCTCGTAGGAGATGGGGAAGCGGAAACCGGTCCCCTGGCGACTGCCTGGCACTCCAACAAGTTCCTCAACCCGATTCGCGACGGGGCGGTGCTCCCCATCCTGCACCTGAACGGTTACAAGATCAATAACCCCACGGTGCTGGCCCGCATCAGCCATGAAGAACTAGAAGCTCTGTTCCGGGGCTATGGCTACACGCCCTACTTTGTGGAGGGGTCGGAACCCGAGAGCATGCACCAGGCGATGGCAGCAACCCTGGACCACTGCATCACCGAAATCCACCGGATTCAAGCGGAAGCGCGCTCGACGGGTCGAACCGTACGTCCTCGCTGGCCAATGATTGTGTTGCGCACACCCAAGGGCTGGACCTGCCCAGCCTATGTGGACGGCAAAAAAATTGAAGGGTTCTGGCGCTCCCACCAGGTGCCCTTGGCAGACGTGAAGCAGAATCCCGAACACCTGCGCATCTTGGAGGCATGGTTGCGCAGCTACAAGCCAGAGGAACTGTTTGACGAGCAGGGCGCGCCTCGACCGGAGGTGATGGCTGCTGCTCCCACTGGCACCAAACGCCTAGGTTCGACGCCCTACGCCAACGGAGGACTCCTGCGGCGGGATTTGCGGATGCCGGATTTCCGCGACCCGAAATATGCCATCCAGGTCCCCAAACCAGCCACGATGGAGGCCATGAACACCAAACCCCTGGGGGCCTTCCTGCGGGATGTGATGGTCCTCAACCCCCACAATTTCCGCGTGTTTGGCCCGGATGAAACCACCTCCAACAGGCTGGATGCAGTGTACGAGGCCAGTAAAAAATTCTGGATTGCCGAGTATTTCCCCGAGGATGCCGACGGCGGGGAATTGGCACCCGATGGCCGGGTCATGGAATATCTCAGCGAACACACCCTTGAGGGCTGGCTCGAGGGGTACTTGCTCACGGGACGGCACGGCTTTTTCTCCACCTACGAAGCCTTTGTGCATGTCATTGACTCCATGTTCAACCAGCACGCCAAGTGGTTGGAAATGAGCAGTCACATCCCCTGGCGCCAGGCGATTTCCTCGCTCAATATCCTGATTACTTCGACGGTGTGGCGGCAAGACCACAACGGGTTTACGCACCAGGACCCAGGCTTTCTCGACTTGGTGGTGAACAAAAGTTCCAAAGTGACCCGGATTTACCTGCCGCCGGATGTGAACTCGCTGCTGTCGTGCGCAGACCACTGCCTGCGTAGCAAAAACTACGTCAATGTCATTGTCTGCGACAAGCAATTGCACCTGCAGTACATGAACATGGACGAGGCGATTCGCCACTGCACCAAGGGGCTGGGCATTTGGGATTGGGCCAGCAACGACCAGGGCAGCGAACCGGATGTGGTGATGGTCGGCTGCGGCGATATTCCCACCCAGGAGGCCCTGGCGGCCACCGCGCTCCTGCGCCAGGAGTTCCCCGACTTGAAGATTCGGTTTATCAACGTGGTGGACCTGTTCCGGCTGCAGCCCGAGAGTGAACATCCCCATGGCCTAAGCGACCGGGATTTCGACAGCTTGTTCACCCTCGATAAACCCATCATCTTCAATTTCCACGGCTATCCCTGGTTGATTCACCGCTTGGCCTACCGGCGGCATAACCATCGCAATTTGCACGTGCGGGGCTACAAGGAAAAGGGGAGCATCAATACCCCCTTGGAGCTGGCGATTGCCAACAACATTGACCGGTTTTCTTTGGCGATGGATGTGATTGACCGGGTGCCGAAGTTGCAGGTCGCTGGGGCGCATGCCAAG